The proteins below are encoded in one region of Bacillus vallismortis:
- a CDS encoding phage tail assembly chaperone — protein MSEKNENVYDLSFFMPGKTIEAEEIKVPISKRFVDKKGNIVPFVFKAITTERIDELEKETTTYKNVKGRGRVKDLDSQRFYARIAVESTVYPDFRSKDLREAYKTADPVEVAKRVLSVGGEYANWLNKAIEINGFEDELEDLEEEAKN, from the coding sequence ATGAGCGAGAAGAACGAAAACGTATATGATCTTTCCTTTTTTATGCCGGGGAAAACAATTGAAGCTGAGGAAATCAAAGTGCCGATCTCAAAGCGTTTTGTTGATAAAAAAGGGAACATCGTGCCATTTGTTTTTAAAGCGATCACGACAGAGCGCATTGATGAATTGGAGAAAGAAACAACAACGTATAAAAATGTCAAAGGCAGAGGCCGTGTAAAAGACTTAGACAGCCAGCGCTTTTATGCCCGAATCGCAGTGGAATCAACCGTTTATCCTGACTTCCGCTCAAAAGATCTTCGAGAAGCATACAAAACGGCCGACCCGGTAGAAGTTGCGAAACGCGTCCTGTCCGTCGGGGGCGAATACGCAAACTGGTTAAACAAAGCGATTGAGATTAATGGCTTCGAAGATGAATTAGAAGACCTGGAAGAAGAAGCAAAAAACTAA
- a CDS encoding phage tail tube protein encodes MALKAQNTISGKEGRLFLDGEEMAHIKTFEANVEKNKSEVNIMGRRMTGHKTTGANGTGTATFYKVTSKFVILMMDYVKKGSDPYFTLQAVLDDKSSGRGTERVTLYDVNFDSAKIASLDVDSEALEEEVPFTFEDFDVPEKLSDTF; translated from the coding sequence ATGGCATTAAAAGCGCAAAACACAATTTCAGGAAAAGAAGGCCGCTTATTTCTCGATGGCGAAGAAATGGCGCACATCAAAACATTTGAAGCAAATGTCGAGAAAAACAAGTCTGAAGTAAACATTATGGGCCGCCGCATGACCGGCCATAAAACAACAGGGGCAAACGGAACAGGAACAGCGACGTTCTATAAAGTCACATCAAAATTCGTGATCCTGATGATGGACTACGTCAAAAAAGGCAGTGATCCTTACTTTACGCTGCAAGCTGTGCTGGATGATAAGTCCTCCGGAAGAGGCACGGAAAGAGTCACGCTTTACGACGTCAACTTTGACTCAGCGAAAATCGCAAGCCTTGATGTCGATTCAGAAGCATTAGAGGAAGAAGTTCCATTTACATTCGAGGACTTCGACGTGCCTGAAAAGCTTTCTGACACGTTTTAA
- a CDS encoding phage tail sheath family protein — MNGGTFTTGKEKERAGIYFNFKTTAQERVSLGERGTVALPVASSWGEAKTFVSISSVEDLNKKVGLSIDDPSLLLLREAKKNAQTVLMYRLTEGVRASANIAEGVKATAVYGGSKGNDIIIRINPNVLDAASFDVTTYMDESEVDKQTVKKAEELTANGYVTFTGTGDLSSTIPLTGSEGDTSAETLNASAGIRLSGGTDKAPVNSDYTDFLAAAETESFDVIVLPVAEGDQLKATFAAFIKRLRDGQGQKVQGVTANYAGDYEGIINVTEGVLLEDGTEVPPDKATAWVAGASAGATFNQSLTFVEYEGAVDVLHRLDHDAIVERLGKGEFLFTFDARDKSVSVEKDINSLVTFTAEKNKKFAKNKIVRVLDAVNNDLTRELKTLIKSRKGSGSDIPASEDGLQYVKTMITQYMTTLQDAGGITGFDSDEDITISMNEDRDGFLIDLAVQPVDAAEKFYFNVEVN; from the coding sequence ATGAATGGCGGAACATTTACAACAGGCAAAGAAAAAGAACGTGCAGGCATTTATTTTAACTTTAAAACGACAGCACAGGAGCGGGTGTCACTCGGTGAGCGGGGAACTGTCGCGCTTCCAGTCGCATCAAGCTGGGGCGAAGCGAAAACGTTCGTTTCCATTTCCAGTGTTGAGGACCTAAACAAAAAAGTGGGCCTCAGCATTGATGATCCGTCCTTATTGCTTTTGCGTGAAGCGAAGAAAAATGCACAAACGGTATTGATGTACCGTTTAACCGAAGGTGTCCGAGCGTCTGCTAATATTGCTGAAGGCGTCAAAGCGACAGCTGTATATGGCGGTTCAAAAGGCAATGACATTATCATCCGCATCAACCCAAATGTGCTGGATGCTGCTTCTTTTGATGTGACAACGTATATGGATGAATCAGAGGTTGATAAGCAGACGGTCAAAAAGGCTGAAGAATTAACAGCTAACGGCTATGTCACCTTTACTGGAACAGGCGATCTTTCTTCGACCATTCCGCTCACTGGTTCAGAAGGAGATACTTCAGCTGAGACACTGAATGCATCTGCGGGAATCCGTTTATCCGGCGGTACGGATAAGGCCCCTGTCAACTCCGACTATACAGATTTCTTAGCCGCGGCTGAAACGGAGAGCTTTGATGTGATTGTGCTGCCTGTTGCGGAAGGTGATCAGCTGAAGGCGACGTTTGCCGCTTTCATTAAGCGCCTGCGCGACGGCCAAGGACAAAAAGTGCAAGGGGTCACAGCCAATTATGCCGGTGACTATGAAGGCATCATCAACGTAACAGAAGGTGTGCTGTTGGAGGATGGCACGGAAGTTCCGCCGGACAAAGCAACGGCTTGGGTAGCTGGAGCAAGCGCAGGAGCTACCTTTAACCAATCACTGACATTTGTAGAGTATGAAGGCGCTGTTGATGTGTTACACCGCCTTGACCACGATGCGATTGTTGAACGTCTGGGCAAAGGCGAATTTTTATTCACATTCGATGCCCGCGATAAATCCGTGAGCGTAGAAAAAGACATTAACTCACTCGTCACATTTACAGCCGAGAAAAACAAAAAGTTTGCGAAAAATAAAATTGTTCGAGTTCTGGACGCTGTAAATAATGATTTGACTCGCGAGCTGAAAACTTTAATCAAATCACGAAAAGGCAGCGGAAGCGATATTCCGGCGTCTGAAGACGGGCTTCAGTATGTGAAAACGATGATCACGCAATACATGACAACTCTTCAGGATGCGGGCGGCATCACCGGCTTTGATTCTGATGAAGATATCACCATTTCCATGAATGAAGACCGTGACGGCTTCTTGATCGACTTGGCTGTACAGCCTGTCGACGCGGCAGAAAAATTCTACTTTAATGTGGAGGTAAACTAA
- a CDS encoding phage tail terminator family protein, producing MNSETGSIMAFLYSQWSVPIYERELPDQFQVPSLYVPSPSVFEETDTVSTFKKTYSLNVKLFHHDSVQALDEADRLADAIREARNMVPLLNESGEKTRDMVRITRIETRVGDRGEAVMVIRWSSRYYYHKSEQPVLQDIDMNSGVK from the coding sequence ATGAACAGCGAAACAGGATCGATCATGGCGTTTTTATACAGCCAGTGGTCTGTTCCCATATATGAACGAGAGCTGCCTGATCAGTTTCAGGTGCCGTCGTTATACGTCCCATCGCCATCTGTTTTCGAGGAAACAGATACGGTCTCCACATTTAAAAAAACCTACAGTCTCAATGTGAAGCTGTTTCATCATGACTCCGTTCAGGCGCTGGATGAAGCGGACAGGCTCGCGGATGCCATCCGAGAGGCGAGAAACATGGTTCCGCTGCTCAATGAATCCGGTGAGAAGACGCGGGATATGGTTCGCATTACCCGAATCGAGACTAGGGTAGGAGACAGGGGCGAGGCGGTCATGGTGATCAGGTGGAGCAGCCGATATTATTATCACAAATCAGAACAGCCTGTCTTACAGGATATCGACATGAACAGCGGGGTGAAATAA
- a CDS encoding HK97 gp10 family phage protein translates to MKIAGLKQLNTSLKKAASGGFSHQASRWLEECGQDFLEIVQSELISTQTIDTEKLLSSFQKGAEDNLWIAQSGGLSLEVGTQLDYASFLNDGHWTSQENVRWVPGHFQGARFIYDPAASTGMALKKKWIPGTSYWDHALLLYEQLFETSLESKWRQWLKKL, encoded by the coding sequence ATGAAAATAGCGGGGCTGAAACAGCTAAATACATCATTAAAAAAAGCGGCATCAGGCGGCTTTTCACATCAGGCGTCCCGCTGGCTTGAGGAGTGCGGGCAAGATTTTCTGGAAATCGTTCAATCTGAACTGATCAGCACACAAACGATTGATACAGAAAAACTGCTCAGCTCCTTTCAAAAAGGCGCGGAGGACAATCTCTGGATTGCGCAAAGCGGAGGGCTTTCGCTTGAGGTGGGGACACAGCTTGATTACGCTTCATTTCTGAATGACGGCCATTGGACGTCACAAGAAAATGTCAGATGGGTGCCGGGGCATTTTCAAGGTGCGCGGTTTATTTATGATCCCGCCGCTTCCACGGGAATGGCACTCAAGAAAAAATGGATTCCGGGCACAAGCTACTGGGACCATGCGCTGCTTTTATATGAACAGCTGTTTGAAACATCGCTGGAAAGCAAATGGCGCCAGTGGCTGAAGAAGCTGTAA
- a CDS encoding YqbH/XkdH family protein, with the protein MSYQHMLIHRCDIYHEATKAPSAGRFGIPADKLQPVISYPDIPDEQGVPCYFTEKTQQLIQEEPDQTVYHSFLVHFPLSADIRVNDKIIWENHQYILKLPKRIRHHHWEVIAVRDESL; encoded by the coding sequence ATGAGCTATCAGCACATGCTCATTCACCGCTGCGACATTTATCATGAAGCAACAAAAGCGCCGTCTGCAGGCCGATTCGGAATTCCGGCCGATAAGCTGCAGCCGGTGATTTCCTATCCGGACATACCCGATGAACAAGGTGTTCCTTGCTATTTTACCGAAAAAACGCAGCAGCTGATTCAGGAAGAACCGGATCAAACTGTATACCATAGCTTTCTCGTCCATTTTCCGTTGTCAGCGGACATCCGCGTGAACGATAAAATCATTTGGGAGAATCATCAATATATACTAAAGCTGCCGAAAAGGATCAGACATCATCATTGGGAAGTCATCGCGGTTAGGGATGAAAGCCTATGA
- the yqbG gene encoding protein YqbG, translating into MLIEPTDVASYSVFDRVKNRPEELLAQDIIEAEAEAALITGHRFEDSVYDPLPDKAKLALLKLAQYFALVNSDESASSSYQSEKMGDYSYTMSGDGGIQRPEVYHLLEAFITPGYFPESSRLKVRSL; encoded by the coding sequence ATGCTCATTGAACCGACTGACGTAGCCTCCTATTCGGTCTTTGATCGAGTGAAAAACAGGCCGGAAGAACTGCTGGCACAGGATATCATCGAGGCGGAAGCGGAAGCGGCCCTCATCACGGGCCACCGCTTTGAAGACAGCGTTTATGACCCGCTGCCCGACAAGGCGAAATTGGCTTTGCTGAAACTAGCCCAGTATTTTGCGCTTGTAAACAGCGATGAATCAGCCTCATCAAGCTATCAGTCTGAAAAAATGGGGGATTATTCTTACACGATGTCCGGAGACGGAGGCATTCAGCGGCCAGAGGTGTATCATTTGCTCGAAGCGTTTATCACGCCTGGCTACTTTCCCGAGTCCTCCAGACTGAAGGTGAGGTCTTTATGA
- a CDS encoding XkdF-like putative serine protease domain-containing protein, giving the protein MARELKNAKISFVSYVDKAANQTEFFFTKSAGPPSFEKKVRLFTKSEQDEQKLVYGIVYEPDVPDAHGDFMTAEEIEKAAHGFLAEAREIDINHSFEGGTGVVVESYVAPDDFMIGSKQIAKGSWVLVTRASDEVWEQIKAGIITGYSMAGTADVYEEEPVEKAGFFSVFKQMLADKTGKETEEMRKEDMKESFEHALYPLLKRLERIEKNTNMEEKPEQTGDDERLKTLVEDMIAPVIERIEALEKARGTSKQTADDAGGNTEQVKKSIWSGLL; this is encoded by the coding sequence GTGGCGCGGGAATTAAAAAATGCCAAAATCAGCTTTGTCAGCTATGTGGACAAGGCGGCTAACCAAACAGAATTTTTCTTTACGAAGTCAGCGGGACCTCCGTCATTTGAAAAAAAGGTTCGGCTGTTTACAAAAAGTGAGCAGGACGAACAAAAGCTCGTGTACGGAATCGTGTACGAGCCTGATGTTCCTGACGCCCACGGCGATTTTATGACCGCCGAGGAAATTGAAAAAGCAGCCCACGGATTTCTCGCGGAGGCACGGGAGATTGACATCAATCACAGTTTTGAGGGCGGAACCGGCGTCGTGGTCGAGTCATATGTGGCGCCCGATGATTTTATGATCGGGTCAAAGCAGATTGCAAAAGGCTCGTGGGTGCTCGTAACAAGAGCGTCTGACGAGGTGTGGGAACAGATCAAGGCTGGAATCATTACCGGCTACAGCATGGCGGGCACTGCTGATGTGTATGAGGAAGAACCGGTTGAAAAAGCGGGATTCTTCAGTGTATTCAAGCAGATGCTGGCTGACAAAACAGGGAAGGAGACTGAAGAAATGAGAAAAGAAGACATGAAAGAATCATTCGAGCATGCGCTGTACCCTCTGCTCAAACGGCTTGAACGAATTGAAAAAAATACAAATATGGAGGAAAAGCCGGAGCAGACGGGTGATGACGAGCGTTTGAAAACACTCGTTGAGGACATGATCGCCCCGGTGATCGAACGCATCGAGGCGTTGGAAAAAGCGCGAGGCACGTCTAAACAGACAGCGGACGATGCGGGCGGCAATACAGAGCAAGTGAAAAAATCAATCTGGAGCGGACTGCTGTAA